A single window of Rhipicephalus microplus isolate Deutch F79 chromosome 5, USDA_Rmic, whole genome shotgun sequence DNA harbors:
- the LOC119174940 gene encoding U6 snRNA-associated Sm-like protein LSm8, with protein MAASLEGYVNHTVSIITADGRHIVGTLKGFDQTINLILDESHERVYSSDHGVEQVPLGLYIVRGDNVVVVGQVDDELDMRLDLANMRAEPLNAVVH; from the exons ATGGCCGCATCGCTTGAAGGGTATGTCAACC ACACAGTATCGATAATTACTGCTGATGGTCGTCACATTGTG GGCACACTGAAAGGCTTCGACCAGACTATTAACCTAATACTGGACGAAAGCCACGAACGTGTCTACAGCTCTGACCACGGTGTCGAGCAGGTGCCCCTTGGATTGTACATAGTGCGAGGGGACAATGT GGTTGTCGTTGGGCAGGTGGATGACGAATTGGACATGCGTCTAGACTTGGCAAACATGCGTGCCGAACCGCTGAATGCTGTGGTTCACTAG